Proteins from a genomic interval of Capsicum annuum cultivar UCD-10X-F1 chromosome 4, UCD10Xv1.1, whole genome shotgun sequence:
- the LOC124885484 gene encoding phosphatidylinositol-3-phosphatase SAC1-like isoform X2 — MAKPESMKLNSSKLPQKIYPSNDPSEFNPLSYSLEKFRLYETRARFYLIGSDRNKQFFRVLKIDRMEPSDLNISEDPVVYPPEEIKSLLQRIAEGNRATGGLNFVAKVYGIAGCIKFLESHYLVLVTKRRQIGCVCGHAIYSIDESQIIAIPHVSVQTDVAHSKTELRYKKLLSSVDLTKDFFYSYTYPIMRSLQKNVLSTGEDGMPYDNLFVWNSYLTHTIRSRCKNTMWTIALIHGHFKQTRLSIFGKDFSVSLVSRRSRHFAGTR; from the exons ATGGCGAAACCCGAGAGTATGAAGTTAAATTCATCAAAGCTACCCCAAAAAATCTACCCCTCTAATGATCCATCTGAATTCAATCCTCTTTCCTATTCCCTCGAAAAGTTTCGCCTCTATGAAACACGTGCT AGGTTTTATTTAATAGGTAGTGATAGGAATAAGCAGTTCTTTAGAGTGCTAAAGATTGATAGAATGGAGCCTTCAGATCTTAACATAAGTGAAGACCCAGTTGTGTATCCCCCTGAGGAAATAAAAAGTTTACTTCAACGGATTGCTGAAGGAAATAGAGCTACTGGGGGCTTGAATTTTGTGGCTAAAGTTTATGGCATTGCTG GTTGCATTAAATTTTTGGAGTCACATTATCTTGTATTGGTGACAAAAAGGCGCCAAATTGGATGTGTATGTGGTCATGCAATATATAGTATAGACGAGAGCCAAATTATTGCAATACCTCATGTCTCGGTCCAAACTGATGTTGCTCATTCGAAAACTGAGTTAAG GTACAAGAAGCTTTTGTCTAGTGTTGACTTGACAAAAGATTTTTTCTACAGTTATACGTATCCTATAATGCGAAGCTTGCAGAAAAATGTCTTGTCTACTGGTGAGGATGGGATGCCATATGACAATCTTTTTGTCTGGAATAGTTATCTAACACATACAATTCGATCAAGATGCAAGAACACAATGTGGACAATTGCTTTAATTCATGGGCACTTTAAGCAG ACTAGGCTATCAATATTTGGAAAAGACTTCAGTGTTTCCCTGGTTTCTAGACGTTCTCGGCATTTTGCAGGAACACGGTAG
- the LOC124885484 gene encoding phosphatidylinositol-3-phosphatase SAC1-like isoform X1 gives MAKPESMKLNSSKLPQKIYPSNDPSEFNPLSYSLEKFRLYETRARFYLIGSDRNKQFFRVLKIDRMEPSDLNISEDPVVYPPEEIKSLLQRIAEGNRATGGLNFVAKVYGIAGCIKFLESHYLVLVTKRRQIGCVCGHAIYSIDESQIIAIPHVSVQTDVAHSKTELRYKKLLSSVDLTKDFFYSYTYPIMRSLQKNVLSTGEDGMPYDNLFVWNSYLTHTIRSRCKNTMWTIALIHGHFKQVFDYFSITFFDNREILEGWWCTVQNSADNGLLLYLLCLNTKLLSETRLSIFGKDFSVSLVSRRSRHFAGTR, from the exons ATGGCGAAACCCGAGAGTATGAAGTTAAATTCATCAAAGCTACCCCAAAAAATCTACCCCTCTAATGATCCATCTGAATTCAATCCTCTTTCCTATTCCCTCGAAAAGTTTCGCCTCTATGAAACACGTGCT AGGTTTTATTTAATAGGTAGTGATAGGAATAAGCAGTTCTTTAGAGTGCTAAAGATTGATAGAATGGAGCCTTCAGATCTTAACATAAGTGAAGACCCAGTTGTGTATCCCCCTGAGGAAATAAAAAGTTTACTTCAACGGATTGCTGAAGGAAATAGAGCTACTGGGGGCTTGAATTTTGTGGCTAAAGTTTATGGCATTGCTG GTTGCATTAAATTTTTGGAGTCACATTATCTTGTATTGGTGACAAAAAGGCGCCAAATTGGATGTGTATGTGGTCATGCAATATATAGTATAGACGAGAGCCAAATTATTGCAATACCTCATGTCTCGGTCCAAACTGATGTTGCTCATTCGAAAACTGAGTTAAG GTACAAGAAGCTTTTGTCTAGTGTTGACTTGACAAAAGATTTTTTCTACAGTTATACGTATCCTATAATGCGAAGCTTGCAGAAAAATGTCTTGTCTACTGGTGAGGATGGGATGCCATATGACAATCTTTTTGTCTGGAATAGTTATCTAACACATACAATTCGATCAAGATGCAAGAACACAATGTGGACAATTGCTTTAATTCATGGGCACTTTAAGCAGGTGTTTGATTACTTTTCCATTACATTTTTTGATAACCGAGAAATCCTCGAGGGCTGGTGGTGCACGGTTCAGAATTCGGCAGATAATGGGCTACTTCTCTACCTTCTCTGCTTAAATACTAAGCTTTTGTCTGAG ACTAGGCTATCAATATTTGGAAAAGACTTCAGTGTTTCCCTGGTTTCTAGACGTTCTCGGCATTTTGCAGGAACACGGTAG